tgaCATAGAACATACAACTTCGACAAAGCATTGAAAATGTGATTTTCCaatatatgggccctttaaagtccCACATTTTTCTCAGCACACATTTTAAAGTTGGTTGTTTTAAAACCATCTTTAGTGTTTTTGGGTGAAGCGCGTGCTTTTACAGTCAGATACAGCTGAGATTAAAGGAGAACCTGCCAATGCACAATCACGACACATGGACAAATCATAACATGTTCAAGGGTAAATCAAAACTGCATATTTATTGTCTTTTCCTCTTAAAAGCAATGCACATCATGCATTTTAAACCTTCAGAATATAAAACCGTCCCAACTctctctccaaaaaaaaaaaggaaaaaggaaaaattcaAGCCGACGCCAAATCCAGTTTCATACTGccagactggcaaacgcaaaggACTGAATCTGAGCGAATCTGACAGAGTAACAAACCCAGAAAACATCTGTACACAACTGGGGCCTGGAATCTGAGCCTTGAACAAGTGCAAGGCTTGAACACACACCAGCCATACTGCCCAATTTTTAAGGAGGCATTTTAAGGAGGCATTTGTTTGTGTCAAATTCAAGTTTTATCACACTGTTTTAGGAAGGATGCACAGATATCGGAATTCTGGGTCGTTATCCAGCATTTTTCACATACAGTCGTTGGGcgaaatacattttttactgattttctacctgaaaataagttaacgccTCTACAGGGAAGACACTTAAATGTCACTTTTCTgtaaatggtaacactttactgtaggctacataacacctacataagctgtcatgacaactgacataaccctacataactgtttataaatgttttctcCAATACGCGTCATTTGCTATAAAGGTTAAGCtggccaattttgatcaaagtcaactaaagtagcctttatgacagatgatgtcTGTTGTAATAAGCCTTAATGAACAGTTACATAGGGTTAtctcagttgtcatgacaaccttttgtaggtgtcatgtagcctaaTGTTTCCAGGGTAAGTGTTGCTCTGCAAACTttggtgcacaatttctattttttgaTCAATTTAGTTTGCATAAACGTTTTATAACTTTTttaacttcagcaaataaacactaactgtgcattaaggtgtgcagaggtgtgttcccTCTGTAAAAGACTCAGGCACCTGAGAAAGtcgtgtttttaaaatgttatctttcttttttactcaggaaacattaatattagaataaacaagaataatattaatacagtaaGTATTGATTTGATGTATTTTGTGTCAACGTGTCGGTTTAATGCTTTCCAATCTTCTCCTTAGAGAAGCTCAGGGATATCTGTAGGCAGCATTCGGTCCCTGGTTTGGTGAATCACTGCTAAATTAGTTCCTCGGGGCATCGACTCATGCAGCGCAAAGCATATCGACTCTAACGTCATACAAACTTTTGAAAGCAAGGaaatcttgttactttttactaaGTTACGGTTTGTTTGCATTCTAATATTATATGGTGTCTTTAAGTATAAAAAACACAGTTACTGTCCAGATAAACCGTTTTAAACAATGTTCTCAGGCGCCTAAATCTTTTGCACATCTGCTGATGCCATTTTTGGTATATATGGAAACTTCATCTACTTGGAGTCGCAATACTGAGAAACGTGGCGTTTATTTGGAAAGGGGTACTTATAAGAGTGTCATCACAGGTGggcaatattttaaaaatatcacgATACTGATACTGGAAGACCTTTTCATGATACGTGACACTAAGTTTGATAaactggaacaaaaaaaaaactagtctCACATCAGAAACACTCAAAAACTTGATTAACTGTTTTTCTAGTTATTGATCAGGTTTCAATAATACATTTCGTGTGCTGCACTAGATTCAGTTAAACAGGTGTTAACTTTTGCCCTctttgtgcagctgctcagtgttTCTGAAGTACTaatgatatccacaatatgcacAAATAAGCATACTGtgatcacaataatgataaaatgtcctcatattgcccacctttaAGAGTCATCAAGTTTCGatttaaaatgtcaaatcaaatacgTCCGATGCCGATATAACTGTGCATCCTTTCATTTTTAGATATCTTAATCTGAAGTTTGAGCTCCGAGATGAATTTAGATGGGCTCTGATTGCACTATATACAGTATCGTCACTGTCGGAGACAAAATCTCGTATCTACGAAACgctaattttacaggagagggaaaaacctCAAATGAAACACATTTCTATTGCTCTGTTCTTCGTGAAGTGTTAATACAATGCAAAGGGTAACTGTAGATtttaaattatgccaaaaagaaaaaaaatggaggtCTTTATGCAACAGTGACGAAAAAAAAGCAAACCGTTCTTTTTACTACGGGCTACCGCCTCGTTCAGAGCTCAGTTTTCCTTGGCAAAATTCAGTGATGGAGCTTCAACACTGCTCTGAAATCCCTGATTGTGGATTTCGCTTAATAATGTTGACAAAACGACTGTACATTTGTAAAGAATCTGAATGTAAAACCTTCGTAAACATACTGGAACACTTGTAACTGCTGGTGAACAGACTTTGAAACACTCAGTAGACACCAGATAGCTTATGTACGAACCGCATGTATAAACTTACATAGCTTATGATAACACAACGATTTAGCTTACTGTAGGTCGTTTATAATTTGCTATATTTGCCAGGTAGAAATGCATCCAGTGATGCACAAGAAAAGCTATACAGTACGTTTTATAGGTCCAGTGGTGCTTGTGTTGTTGACCACTTGGGGGCAACAACAGCACAGAGGAAGATAACAAGAAACTGGAACCACAAACAACTGCTTAACAAATTCCTTAAATCAGACTCTAAAATGTAGAACAGAAAAATGTCCTTTCTCGAAAATCAAGATATGCATTTTAACAGCTTTCACTGTCCCTGTTTCACAGTGAAAGGAGTAATGACATGCTGAGGATCGCTTGTGGACACAGTcgtaaaaccaacaaaaatcaCAGTTAAGGTTGTAGCTAGAATGGCTGTACTGTCCAAACGCAGGGGTTAAAGGCACTTCTTGTAATTGTAGCACCAAATTTTTGATGAGGAGAGCAGATTTTACCCAACGCTGtcccttttttctcctttttcgtGATTGGGCTCAAGATTAAAGAAAAACAACCTTCTAATACAGCCTGAGGAGCCAAAGCCGctctccaacaaacacagcCGAAGAGTGATAACCCATGTCCAAAAGTAAAAACTTTCTTCTTTCAGTTCCCTTTGGTAGTTGGTGGGTTCCACAGGAATAATAACAACCTTTGctcaaaatggcaaaacaatTGAAAAAGGCCAATGGCTACTTGGTCTATGAGACCCTGTGGATACAGATTTATTGCCACTGACGCTAGCAGTACCCACAACTAGTGTGGTAAATACAGCTTATTGATTGTGCATGGAAAGCATCATGTGTGATTAGGCATGTATCTTTGAAGGTAACTATCAAATCCTCGCAATAAGGCTGGTTTTTCTTGCTTAGTCCTCAACAATGAGAGGTTTTGATCTCACTGTGACTGACCGTCCACCTTGCCCTCTTCAGTGACATAGCTTATATTTTCCAGAGGTCAAAGTCATCCAACAGGCTCTTTGCTTGTCAAACAGGCTTGAAGTTCTGTTCAGCACGAAAGTCATATATACGCAATCTGTATTACCCTCAATGTAGTCGGTCAgccttggctgattgactacatgtGGGATAAGGGgaaaactgttttatttctgGCTGAactacacatttaaatgttgtaATGGATACTGGAAGACGTGCATCAAATCCACACTGACGGTTTCACCTCATCCGACCTGCCACTACTGCTGCTCCTTAGGTCCCCTCGGCTTCCTCCTCGCTTGCTTTTTGAGCGGTCCTGCTGTTTGCGATTGCCTTGCAGCTTGCTAGCATGTCTGCATTGGCTCTGCTGCTGTTGACCGTAGGCCAGCATGGCCGCCTCTAACCTCTCCTGAGCCTGCTGGATTTCCCGGTGGAgcgcgctgctgctgctgctctggaGGAAATTCTTCTCGGTGCTGCCGTACTGGCCCCGTAGCTCCTCTTCTTGGGCAATATTGGCACGGTTCTGCTTGCAGGCCATCTTAGCATTGCTGCTTAGCTCAGTGAAAGGTATGGATTCAGGCTTCATTAAGATGTTGTACCCCGGTGGTGCTGAAGGGGGCACTGAATTCCAGGAAAAAGGGTAGCTCCCGTATCCTGCACTGCCTCCTCCAGCCTCACTGACAGGCATCCCAGGTGGACCGGTAAGCGGCGTTAGCTGGCACTCATCCTCATCCTGGCCGGAGACCCTTCGAGAGAAAACGAGGTCCAACATGGTTCCCACTCCTAGGTGGAGCATCTCCCAAATGTTGAGCAACAGGCACAACACCGTGACTCCATACATGATGAGCAAGAAGATGGTCTTCTCAGTTGGCCGTGAAACAAAGCAGTCTACCTTTTGCGGACAAGGTGTGACGGAACACACATAGCGTGCTGGCATTGCAAAGCCATAGAGGGCATACTGGCCAACAAGAAAGCCCACTTCCAAGGCAGAACGGGCAAAAAGTTGAAGCACATACACTCTCATCAAGCCATCTCTTTGAATCCGCTGCCGCCCATCATGCCGTGTCTTACCGATGGTTCCTCCAGCATTTGGTCCTCCACAGCCTTGGGGGGCACCGTCACTCCGGCTTTCAACCTCAGCAGCTTCGTATATCATGGGATCTTCTTGCTGGTCCTCTTCCACCTCCTCTAAACCACGGTGTTGCCGTCTCCTGGGGTACAGCTTGCGATTCTTGCACTGAGACGCAATCACACTCTCCTTACCCTCCTCTAACCGAGCAATCTTGTTGACAGCGTAGCCGAGGTACATCAGCGAAGGGGTAGCCACCAGTATGATCTGGAAGACCCAGAAACGGACATGCGATAGTGGCGCGAACGTGTCGTAACAGACGTTCTCGCAGCCCGGTTGGGCCGTGTTACATACAAATTTACTCTGTTCGTCATAATAAATGGACTCTCCACCCACGGCTGTCAAAACAATGCGGAAGACGATGAGCACAGTTAGCCAGATCTTGCCCACAAAGGTGGAATGATTGTGGATCTCCTCCAGCAGTCGTGTTAGGAAGCTCCAGCTCATGGTGTCACCAGCCCGCCGTCTCTGCCAGTCTCACTCTTATCTGtagaaaacaaacaagacaGCAGGAGGCCAGTGAGTAAACACAATCacactatatttaaaaaaataataacgcctttacaaaatgtccaaaaatctAGGCACTTTCGATGAGGAGAGCGGATTTTCCCCAGTGCTAGGCCAATTGCATGttatttacacagaaaaacTGTGTCAACGTTGGGTTGTGGGACACTGGAATCGCATTCTCTGGATTGATGAAGTGCCACTGAACTCTTTGTAGATGAGTTTGCCTAAATCTATTTGTGATCCACACCTAATCAGcaaacatcagtacctgacctcactaatgttcttaTGGCTGAAAGGAATCAAATGCTAGCAGCACTATTCCATCATCTAGTGCACAGGTTTCCAATCCTGGCACCTGGAGTGTCCCTTGCCCTGCACATTCTTGTGTTTTCTTGTTCTAGAACACTCAATTCATCTCAAGAAGAGCTTCCTAATGAACTGACCACTTGAATCAGATGAGTTGTGAACAGAGTAAACctaaaaatgtgcagggcagggggtactccaggaccaggaccgGGAACCACAGATCAAGAGCAAGGCTGGCTTTTGTACAGCAAAACAACTTTAATTGCTTGAAACATGTATGAAACCAAATGTCACAAAAGTAAAAGCATCCTACAACCTGTTTAACTAAGCTGCAACAGGTTTACAGTGAAACAAGTTTTGTgaaccagccaatcacaacactgATAAAACATCACATGATTACATTGATTTCACTCAATTCATCGACGAGAATATAAAAACAGAAGGTAGCTGAAAAGGAGATCCCCCTGATCGAGGTTATGTAAGCTGGGTACTGTTTCATTTTGTCGTTTACCTGAGCCACAACAACAAATATTGAAGTTTCTCAAACTAATGTTCCTGTAATCAGCTGGTTTAAATATTGCTAACATTGTTTAAAGGGCTGCTTGTGCcacagtttattttttgttgtgtatATAAATAGAGACCAAAAATACTACATATAAAAAGTATGCAAATACATATCTAACGCAAAGTATGAAAATAACACAGATGAAAATGACTTTATATAGTGAAACAATGCTACTTCAAAGGTTTGAGCTGCTCATTTGTCTAAACAGTAATTTAAGGTGTTGCGTGTGACTCACGAAATACAACAAGCTGCATGAACATTTCATTGGGTAAAGCCAGCCGAAAGCCCACAGAGAGAGCTGTTGCAGCAAACGAATACCAACTGACTATTAATACCTTTGATTCCAGAAAAGCATGTATCTGGATAATATTGGACATATATTGTAAAAGATCTAAATGTATTCGTTTCAAATGCATTTAGGAGAAACTGCAAAGCCAGAGAAATGTCCATGGTAACAAGATATGAGTTTGGAGGCTGTAGTCTTTGCTGCTGTCAGGATATGATGGAGGCCATGAAAAGTCCATGAGAACAATTCAATTCTGGCAAAGATACATAATACAGTATAACAAGCATTCCTAAGACAAACTAAAATCCTGCAAGGTAACTGACTAACTGGTTTTAGACTCATTCTTTACGTCTGTGGTTTGCCTGCTacccatatacatatatatccacccaaacttacacacacacccaaccaCAAAAGTGGTCAATCTATGGAATGTGAGTGAAGCTGCCAGTCTTGGCAGATAAGGAGAGAATTCCATGACAAATAAGGGCATGTAATGAGAGGGAGGCGAAGACAAGCAAGTGTTTGTACCTGCTCCAAAGACACTCATCATCCACCTTTTACTCTACTTCTTCAATTCTCATCGCTATTTTAACTCATACAGCACAGTACACAGATGCTTTCAGTTACCTTGTGGGTCCACAGCACCATTCTTTTGA
This portion of the Pygocentrus nattereri isolate fPygNat1 chromosome 13, fPygNat1.pri, whole genome shotgun sequence genome encodes:
- the LOC108431419 gene encoding gap junction gamma-1 protein-like produces the protein MSWSFLTRLLEEIHNHSTFVGKIWLTVLIVFRIVLTAVGGESIYYDEQSKFVCNTAQPGCENVCYDTFAPLSHVRFWVFQIILVATPSLMYLGYAVNKIARLEEGKESVIASQCKNRKLYPRRRQHRGLEEVEEDQQEDPMIYEAAEVESRSDGAPQGCGGPNAGGTIGKTRHDGRQRIQRDGLMRVYVLQLFARSALEVGFLVGQYALYGFAMPARYVCSVTPCPQKVDCFVSRPTEKTIFLLIMYGVTVLCLLLNIWEMLHLGVGTMLDLVFSRRVSGQDEDECQLTPLTGPPGMPVSEAGGGSAGYGSYPFSWNSVPPSAPPGYNILMKPESIPFTELSSNAKMACKQNRANIAQEEELRGQYGSTEKNFLQSSSSSALHREIQQAQERLEAAMLAYGQQQQSQCRHASKLQGNRKQQDRSKSKRGGSRGDLRSSSSGRSDEVKPSVWI